A region of Leclercia adecarboxylata DNA encodes the following proteins:
- a CDS encoding cyclic di-GMP phosphodiesterase, protein MFTRHLSSRRKVLMLSMLSALIVALLCGGMQFFYSYHKRDVKYDNLISDLRVYMESYFEELQTSIDKLQPLTLSECKDVKSELTSRASFSLNVRAFLLVKDKMAFCSSATGPMHVPLNELVPDIDVNKAVDMALLPGTPMMPEKPAIVLWHRNQLIKDGGVFTSINLNLTPYLLYTARQDEFAGIALIIGNTAFSTHSTRLIHIKDLDDRPLRSSQIKGLPLTINLYGDIWTAEDLIFALLFGLLCGSSIGLLCFFWLMMRANPRKEILTGIKQNQFHVVYQPVVDSKDLQMRGVEVLMRWQHPGAGAIPPDAFINFAEAQQLIVPLTLHLFDLIRRDAPALAKRLPPGSKLGINISPGHLHADSFKDDMRQFAASLPPDHFQIVLEITERDMLNQREATRLFEWLHLEGFEIAVDDFGTGHSALIYLEHFTMDYLKIDRGFVSAIGMETVTSPVLDAVLTLARRLNMVTVAEGVETAEQAKWLRDHGVNLLQGYWISRPLILEQFLSWKPDIHLDSE, encoded by the coding sequence ATGTTTACCCGCCATTTATCGTCCCGCCGAAAAGTGCTGATGCTCAGCATGCTTTCAGCTCTTATTGTCGCCCTGCTCTGCGGCGGTATGCAGTTTTTTTACAGCTACCATAAGCGCGACGTGAAATACGACAACCTGATTAGCGACCTTCGCGTGTACATGGAAAGTTATTTTGAAGAGCTGCAGACTTCTATTGATAAATTACAGCCGCTGACGCTCAGCGAGTGCAAGGACGTCAAATCTGAACTCACTTCCCGCGCCTCATTCAGTCTTAACGTCCGCGCCTTTCTGCTGGTTAAAGATAAAATGGCTTTTTGCTCGTCAGCCACCGGTCCTATGCATGTCCCGCTTAACGAACTTGTGCCAGATATCGACGTTAATAAAGCGGTAGACATGGCCCTGTTGCCGGGTACACCGATGATGCCGGAAAAACCGGCCATTGTGTTGTGGCATCGTAATCAGCTGATTAAAGACGGCGGCGTATTTACCTCCATTAACCTCAATCTGACGCCGTACCTGCTCTATACCGCCCGTCAGGATGAGTTCGCCGGGATTGCCCTTATCATCGGCAATACGGCTTTTTCGACGCATTCAACCCGGTTAATCCATATTAAAGATTTAGACGACAGGCCTCTGCGTTCAAGCCAGATAAAGGGACTGCCGCTCACCATTAATCTGTACGGCGACATCTGGACGGCGGAAGATCTGATCTTCGCGCTACTGTTCGGCCTGCTGTGCGGCTCCAGTATTGGGCTGCTCTGCTTCTTCTGGCTGATGATGCGCGCCAATCCGCGTAAAGAGATCCTCACCGGTATCAAGCAGAATCAGTTTCATGTGGTGTACCAGCCGGTGGTGGATTCGAAGGATTTGCAGATGCGGGGCGTGGAGGTGCTGATGCGCTGGCAACATCCCGGCGCAGGGGCTATCCCGCCGGATGCCTTTATTAACTTCGCCGAGGCCCAGCAGCTTATTGTGCCGCTGACGCTGCATCTCTTCGACCTGATCCGCCGCGACGCACCGGCCCTGGCTAAACGGCTGCCGCCAGGTTCCAAGCTGGGCATTAATATTTCGCCCGGGCATCTGCACGCCGACAGCTTTAAAGACGATATGCGTCAATTCGCCGCCTCGCTGCCGCCGGATCATTTCCAGATTGTGCTCGAAATTACCGAACGCGATATGCTGAATCAGCGGGAAGCGACCAGGCTGTTTGAGTGGCTACATCTGGAAGGTTTTGAAATCGCCGTGGATGATTTTGGTACCGGGCACAGCGCCCTGATCTACCTTGAGCATTTCACCATGGACTATCTGAAAATCGACCGCGGCTTTGTGAGCGCCATCGGGATGGAAACCGTTACCTCTCCGGTGCTGGATGCGGTGCTGACCCTGGCGCGACGGCTGAACATGGTGACGGTCGCAGAAGGTGTCGAGACCGCCGAGCAGGCGAAATGGCTGCGCGATCACGGCGTTAATCTGCTGCAGGGGTACTGGATAAGCCGCCCGTTGATTCTGGAGCAGTTCCTGAGCTGGAAACCTGATATTCACCTTGATAGCGAATAA
- a CDS encoding phosphatase PAP2 family protein, with protein MKTRLIPILLLNFAGVALFLSWYLPANHGFWFPLDSGIFHFFNHKLVESRAFLWLVAITNNRAFDGCSLLAMGALMFAFWRNESPAGRRRILMIGLVMLLTAVVLNQLAQAFIPVKRSSPTLFFPDIYRVSELLHISTKDASKDSFPGDHGMMLLIFTAFMWRYFGHKTFALALIIFVVFAFPRVMIGAHWFTDIAVGSLSVALIGLPWCLMTPLSDRLIALFDRYLPGKYNNSKTSY; from the coding sequence ATGAAAACCCGACTAATACCCATTTTGTTGCTCAATTTTGCCGGTGTGGCGCTCTTTTTATCCTGGTATCTGCCGGCCAACCACGGTTTCTGGTTCCCGCTGGACAGCGGGATCTTCCACTTCTTCAACCACAAGCTGGTTGAGAGCCGCGCTTTCCTGTGGCTGGTGGCTATCACCAACAACCGTGCCTTTGACGGCTGCTCGCTGCTGGCGATGGGCGCGTTGATGTTCGCCTTCTGGCGTAACGAGAGCCCTGCCGGGCGTCGGCGTATTCTGATGATTGGCCTGGTGATGCTGCTGACCGCGGTGGTTCTGAACCAGCTGGCGCAGGCCTTTATTCCGGTGAAACGCTCAAGTCCGACACTATTTTTCCCGGATATCTACCGCGTCAGCGAATTGCTGCATATTTCGACAAAAGACGCATCGAAAGACAGTTTCCCGGGCGATCACGGAATGATGCTGCTTATTTTCACCGCTTTTATGTGGCGTTATTTCGGTCATAAGACTTTCGCATTAGCCCTGATTATTTTTGTGGTTTTCGCTTTCCCGCGAGTAATGATCGGCGCGCACTGGTTCACTGATATTGCCGTCGGGTCGCTTTCGGTGGCTTTGATTGGCCTTCCATGGTGCCTTATGACGCCGTTGAGCGATCGATTAATAGCCTTGTTTGATCGCTATTTGCCTGGCAAATACAACAATTCCAAAACAAGTTACTAA
- the mepS gene encoding bifunctional murein DD-endopeptidase/murein LD-carboxypeptidase has protein sequence MVKSQPILRYFSRVIPAIAVAVLLSACSASNTAKNMHPETRVVGSEDASSLQASQDEFEKMVSNLDIKSRLMDQYASWKGVRYRLGGETRKGIDCSGFVQRTFREQFGLELPRSTYEQQEMGKSISRSSLRTGDLVLFRAGSTGRHVGIYIGNDQFVHASTSSGVTISSMNEPYWKKRYNEARRVLTRS, from the coding sequence ATGGTCAAATCTCAACCGATCTTGAGATACTTCTCACGGGTAATCCCGGCGATTGCAGTCGCGGTTCTGCTTTCAGCTTGTAGCGCATCGAACACCGCAAAGAATATGCATCCTGAGACGCGTGTTGTGGGGTCAGAAGACGCCTCTTCACTGCAAGCCTCTCAGGATGAATTTGAAAAGATGGTCAGCAATCTGGATATCAAATCCCGATTAATGGACCAGTATGCCAGCTGGAAAGGCGTGCGCTATCGCCTTGGCGGCGAAACACGTAAAGGCATCGATTGTTCCGGTTTCGTACAGCGTACGTTCCGCGAGCAGTTTGGTTTAGAACTTCCACGTTCAACTTATGAACAACAGGAAATGGGCAAATCGATTTCGCGTAGCAGCTTACGCACCGGCGATTTAGTTCTGTTCCGTGCGGGTTCAACCGGCCGTCATGTCGGCATCTATATCGGTAACGACCAGTTTGTCCACGCGTCCACCAGCAGCGGTGTGACGATCTCCAGTATGAACGAGCCATACTGGAAGAAGCGCTATAACGAAGCGCGCCGTGTACTGACTCGCAGTTAA